The Populus alba chromosome 4, ASM523922v2, whole genome shotgun sequence genome contains a region encoding:
- the LOC118033072 gene encoding uncharacterized protein encodes MVGSKRSFPFSMEAPPIPHHYRIPAFSLQFSRQDLSLTRASHGITFNPEQIEAVSRDENIGSKRNTDYGVAEGNLLLFGSPAIPSPSTHISQQEQSKSKHPLPFRESTEDSQHSWPSQGSESICNKPSFSFLPPVEQKSKVETNFSLNNEDRIEKRGDGIDLDLRL; translated from the exons ATGGTTGGCTCAAAGCGATCATTCCCGTTTTCCATGGAGGCCCCTCCAATTCCTCACCACTACCGAATTCCTGCATTTTCACTTCAATTCAGCAGACAGGACCTGTCACTTACACGTGCTAGCCACGGCATCACTTTTAATCCTGAGCAAATCGAGGCAGTTTCCAG ggaCGAGAATATAGGTAGCAAGCGCAATACAGATTATGGAGTAGCTGAAGGTAATCTCCTCTTATTCGGCTCTCCGGCGATTCCTTCTCCATCAACTCATATTTCTCAACAAGAACAGTCCAAATCGAAACATCCTCTGCCTTTCCga GAAAGCACTGAGGACTCCCAGCACAGCTGGCCTTCACAAGGTAGCGAATCAATTTGTAATAAACCCTCGTTTAGCTTCCTGCCTCCAGTGGAGCAAAAGAGCAAGGTGGAAACAAACTTTAGCTTGAACAACGaagatagaattgaaaaaagagGAGATGGTATTGATCTTGACTTGAGGCTCTGA